Proteins encoded in a region of the Bactrocera tryoni isolate S06 chromosome 4, CSIRO_BtryS06_freeze2, whole genome shotgun sequence genome:
- the LOC120773844 gene encoding histone deacetylase 4 isoform X3, which produces MAALPCYTDIAREAGNDEHLHITSGTISLDYKPMQPNATDLDQQILELKKKQELQKQMLLHTFHEQTKELELRHKMQLEQKYQYAVHSHGAFQELREQRLSAAAAAAEEQQQRERRDREVIKRKENCSANASPEVKQILNNFLINRKQAASSNGITTTSPYRNSRGVVKSSSGESLPAGSLTSAHPYKIPQPPSSFLKYESDFPLRKTASEPNLLKLRLKQSVIERKQRISGPAVLRRHERILQRRQQKQNSALTNCSSTPDSGPNSPPSSTLSAGVVGSRGSPTSAPIQEENEESGPYQPGQRSNINDLSLFSSPSMPNIPLGGPHLASHAHAQANVSNYNMLAALRQHVPTLAAPTYYSPLAIPFARHQPHPPPQPPSHAASIAVAAAGVMPPTPSPVVRSASATSTSSSQAPLASDVLPPIAHAASTLLPAGSAGAHNHNVLGSGTLHPVTPMVGVSPSMYGQPITDAQVAHAHLNKQGHRPLGRTQSAPLPLGHPMLTGTGQIGVGQTHYENSDAEQQAHMLVTQKIRQTLINRSSANREPQLKEEEDAAEVIDLTDKKKPPKTIITSIVPTSTSQNLPETTNVPLGACMPNTPSKLRDQEYLQQQRELLYRQALQMDDSIARGLIRPLSRTLSSPLVHMGPNGISQLPDTGQYAPPIITSSSADHIPPVNLTVPHRRRVLELSPTGMAASSAFSSLPAIQPAIAGTTGGKLINEFPTHKTTTGLAYDNLMQKHACTCGDNSVHPEHSGRLQSIWARLIETDLAKRCDRLRSRKATLEELQTVHTEAHTMLFASSSCQLNRQKLDSPPALGFVRLSCGGYGVDLDTTWNKDHTAAAARMAAGCVIDLAFKTAKGDIKNGFAVVRPPGHHAEANLAMGFCFFNSIAIAAKLLRQRVPEMKRVLIVDWDVHHGNGTQQAFYDSPDVLYLSIHRHDDGNFFPGTGGSTECGIGAGAGFNVNISWSGSLDPPLGDAEYIAAFRTIVMPIAKCFNPDIILVSAGFDAAAGHPPPLGGYLVSPACFGFMTRELMQLADGKVVLALEGGYDLPAICDSAQECVRALLGDPLSAIAESELNRPPCQNAIDTLQKTIAIQSQHWPCVRRLAHTVGLSALDALKIEHDESETITAMAGLSMQSMNRTLSRDDSEEPMDQDEAK; this is translated from the exons TATGCGGTGCATTCACATGGCGCTTTCCAGGAACTACGAGAACAAAGACTttccgccgccgccgccgccgcagAGGAGCAGCAGCAGCGCGAGCGGCGTGACCGTGAGGTAATTAAGCGAAAGGAAAACTGCAGTGCCAATGCCAGCCCCGAAGTCaagcaaattttaaat AACTTTCTAATTAACCGCAAACAGGCGGCCTCCTCCAATGGCATAACGACGACGTCACCTTACCGAAATAG TAGAGGTGTAGTGAAAAGCTCGTCCGGCGAATCTTTGCCAGCCGGTTCGTTGACAAGTGCACATCCATATAAAATACCGCAACCGCCATCATCGTTTCTGAAATATGAATCTGACTTTCCACTTCGAAAAACAG CATCCgaaccaaatttgctgaagcTACGTCTAAAGCAAAGCGTCATTGAGCGCAAGCAGCGAATCAGCGGTCCAGCTGTGCTACGTCGGCATGAGCGCATACTGCAGCGAAGACAGCAGAAGCAAAATTCCGCTTTAACAA ATTGCAGCAGCACACCGGATTCGGGGCCCAACTCACCACCCTCATCCACGCTCTCCGCCGGTGTGGTGGGTAGTCGTGGTTCCCCGACTAGTGCACCGATCCAAGAGGAGAACGAAGAGAGCGGACCTTATCAGCCGGGCCAGCGTAGCAATATAAATGATCTCTCACTCTTCAGTTCACCATCCATGCCGAATATACCACTTGGCGGTCCACATTTGGCCAGTCATGCACATGCTCAAGCTAATGTCAGCAACTATAATATGCTTGCTGCACTGCGGCAACATGTACCCACATTGGCGGCACCCACATACTACAGTCCGTTGGCGATACCATTCGCACGCCATCAACCACACCCGCCGCCACAGCCGCCATCGCATGCCGCATCGATAGCGGTCGCTGCAGCTGGTGTTATGCCACCTACGCCATCGCCAGTTGTACGCTCGGCATCGGCAACGTCCACCTCATCGTCGCAAGCCCCCTTGGCCAGTGATGTTTTACCACCTATTGCGCATGCTGCTTCAACACTTTTACCAGCCGGCAGCGCTGGTGCACACAATCACAACGTGTTGGGCTCTGGTACATTGCATCCCGTCACACCAATGGTTGGTGTTTCGCCTTCGATGTATGGTCAGCCGATAACCGATGCCCAAGTGGCTCATGCCCACCTCAATAAGCAAGGACACCGTCCACTGGGACGTACTCAGTCAGCTCCGCTACCGTTGGGTCATCCAATGTTAACCGGCACGGGTCAGATTGGCGTAGGGCAGACGCATTATGAGAACAGTGAT GCGGAACAACAAGCGCATATGTTGGTTACACAAAAGATACGGCAAACACTGATCAATCGTAGTAGTGCCAATCGTGAACCCCAACTCAAGGAGGAAGAAGATGCGGCTGAAGTGATCGATTTGACGGACAAAAAGAAGCCACCAAAGACCATCATTACAAGTATTGTACCCACGAGTACTTCACAAAATCTGCCAGAGACCACCAATGTACCACTGGGCGCCTGCATGCCCAATACACCGAGTAAGTTGCGCGATCAGGAGTACCTGCAACAACAAAGGGAGCTGTTGTATAGACAAGCATTGCAG ATGGATGATTCAATCGCACGAGGCTTAATACGCCCACTGTCGCGTACGTTATCCAGTCCATTGGTGCATATGGGTCCTAATGGTATTAGTCAGCTGCCAGACACCGGGCAATATGCTCCACCTATCATAACTTCCTCATCAGCAGATCATATACCGCCAGTTAATCTCACAGTCCCTCATCGGCGTCGAGTGCTCGAGCTTTCGCCAACTGGGATGGCCGCATCGAGTGCATTCTCATCCTTACCTGCCATACAGCCGGCTATTGCTGGTACAACCGGTGGCAAACTGATAAATGAGTTTCCTACGCACAAAACTACCACTGGTCTCGCTTATGATAATCTGATGCAGAAACATGCCTGCACATGTGGTGACAATTCCGTACATCCGGAGCACAGTGGTCGTTTGCAAAGTATATGGGCGCGCCTAATTGAAACTGATCTGGCCAAACGTTGCGATCGTCTGCGTTCACGTAAAGCCACGCTAGAGGAGTTACAAACGGTACACACAGAAGCACACACAATGCTCTTCGCTTCGAGTTCGTGCCAATTGAATAGGCAAAAGTTGGATAGTCCGCCGGCGTTGGGCTTTGTACGCCTCTCCTGTGGTGGTTACGGTGTGGACTTGGATACCACTTGGAATAAGGATCATACTGCCGCCGCTGCACGCATGGCTGCGGGTTGTGTTATTGATTTGGCTTTTAAAACGGCCAAAGGCGACATTAAGAATGGTTTTGCGGTTGTACGTCCACCTGGCCACCATGCCGAAGCCAATTTGGCTATGGGTTTTTGCTTCTTTAATTCTATTGCGATTGCCGCCAAATTGCTGCGACAACGTGTGCCCGAAATGAAGCGTGTGCTAATCGTAGATTGG GATGTGCATCATGGCAATGGTACACAACAGGCATTCTACGATAGCCCCGATGTGCTGTACTTGTCCATACACAGGCACGACGATGGTAACTTTTTCCCCGGCACTGGTGGTTCCACTGAG TGCGGTATTGGCGCCGGCGCTGGTTTTAATGTAAACATTTCCTGGTCAGGTTCTCTGGATCCACCATTGGGCGATGCCGAATATATTGCTGCATTCCGTACAATTGTGATGCCGATCGCAAAATGTTTTAATCCAGATATTATTTTGGTGTCGGCTGGTTTCGACGCAGCTGCAGGTCATCCTCCACCTTTAGGCGGTTACTTAGTATCACCGGCTTGTTTTGGGTTCATGACGCGTGAACTAATGCAATTGGCCGATGGCAAAGTGGTGTTGGCGCTAGAGGGTGGCTACGACCTACCCGCTATTTGTGATTCTGCGCAGGAGTGCGTACGCGCGCTGCTTGGCGATCCATTATCGGCGATCGCAGAAAGTGAGCTGAATAGGCCGCCTTGTCAGAATGCGATAGACACCCTGCAGAAAACGATTGCCATACAG TCACAACATTGGCCATGTGTACGCCGTTTAGCCCATACCGTCGGTCTATCTGCCCTTGATGCATTGAAAATTGAACATGACGAATCGGAAACAATTACGGCTATGGCGGGACTCTCGATGCAATCGATGAACAG AACTTTATCACGTGATGACTCTGAGGAGCCAATGGATCAAGATGAagccaaataa
- the LOC120773844 gene encoding histone deacetylase 4 isoform X4: MQPNATDLDQQILELKKKQELQKQMLLHTFHEQTKELELRHKMQLEQKYQYAVHSHGAFQELREQRLSAAAAAAEEQQQRERRDREVIKRKENCSANASPEVKQILNNFLINRKQAASSNGITTTSPYRNSRGVVKSSSGESLPAGSLTSAHPYKIPQPPSSFLKYESDFPLRKTASEPNLLKLRLKQSVIERKQRISGPAVLRRHERILQRRQQKQNSALTNCSSTPDSGPNSPPSSTLSAGVVGSRGSPTSAPIQEENEESGPYQPGQRSNINDLSLFSSPSMPNIPLGGPHLASHAHAQANVSNYNMLAALRQHVPTLAAPTYYSPLAIPFARHQPHPPPQPPSHAASIAVAAAGVMPPTPSPVVRSASATSTSSSQAPLASDVLPPIAHAASTLLPAGSAGAHNHNVLGSGTLHPVTPMVGVSPSMYGQPITDAQVAHAHLNKQGHRPLGRTQSAPLPLGHPMLTGTGQIGVGQTHYENSDAEQQAHMLVTQKIRQTLINRSSANREPQLKEEEDAAEVIDLTDKKKPPKTIITSIVPTSTSQNLPETTNVPLGACMPNTPSKLRDQEYLQQQRELLYRQALQMDDSIARGLIRPLSRTLSSPLVHMGPNGISQLPDTGQYAPPIITSSSADHIPPVNLTVPHRRRVLELSPTGMAASSAFSSLPAIQPAIAGTTGGKLINEFPTHKTTTGLAYDNLMQKHACTCGDNSVHPEHSGRLQSIWARLIETDLAKRCDRLRSRKATLEELQTVHTEAHTMLFASSSCQLNRQKLDSPPALGFVRLSCGGYGVDLDTTWNKDHTAAAARMAAGCVIDLAFKTAKGDIKNGFAVVRPPGHHAEANLAMGFCFFNSIAIAAKLLRQRVPEMKRVLIVDWDVHHGNGTQQAFYDSPDVLYLSIHRHDDGNFFPGTGGSTECGIGAGAGFNVNISWSGSLDPPLGDAEYIAAFRTIVMPIAKCFNPDIILVSAGFDAAAGHPPPLGGYLVSPACFGFMTRELMQLADGKVVLALEGGYDLPAICDSAQECVRALLGDPLSAIAESELNRPPCQNAIDTLQKTIAIQSQHWPCVRRLAHTVGLSALDALKIEHDESETITAMAGLSMQSMNRTLSRDDSEEPMDQDEAK, translated from the exons TATGCGGTGCATTCACATGGCGCTTTCCAGGAACTACGAGAACAAAGACTttccgccgccgccgccgccgcagAGGAGCAGCAGCAGCGCGAGCGGCGTGACCGTGAGGTAATTAAGCGAAAGGAAAACTGCAGTGCCAATGCCAGCCCCGAAGTCaagcaaattttaaat AACTTTCTAATTAACCGCAAACAGGCGGCCTCCTCCAATGGCATAACGACGACGTCACCTTACCGAAATAG TAGAGGTGTAGTGAAAAGCTCGTCCGGCGAATCTTTGCCAGCCGGTTCGTTGACAAGTGCACATCCATATAAAATACCGCAACCGCCATCATCGTTTCTGAAATATGAATCTGACTTTCCACTTCGAAAAACAG CATCCgaaccaaatttgctgaagcTACGTCTAAAGCAAAGCGTCATTGAGCGCAAGCAGCGAATCAGCGGTCCAGCTGTGCTACGTCGGCATGAGCGCATACTGCAGCGAAGACAGCAGAAGCAAAATTCCGCTTTAACAA ATTGCAGCAGCACACCGGATTCGGGGCCCAACTCACCACCCTCATCCACGCTCTCCGCCGGTGTGGTGGGTAGTCGTGGTTCCCCGACTAGTGCACCGATCCAAGAGGAGAACGAAGAGAGCGGACCTTATCAGCCGGGCCAGCGTAGCAATATAAATGATCTCTCACTCTTCAGTTCACCATCCATGCCGAATATACCACTTGGCGGTCCACATTTGGCCAGTCATGCACATGCTCAAGCTAATGTCAGCAACTATAATATGCTTGCTGCACTGCGGCAACATGTACCCACATTGGCGGCACCCACATACTACAGTCCGTTGGCGATACCATTCGCACGCCATCAACCACACCCGCCGCCACAGCCGCCATCGCATGCCGCATCGATAGCGGTCGCTGCAGCTGGTGTTATGCCACCTACGCCATCGCCAGTTGTACGCTCGGCATCGGCAACGTCCACCTCATCGTCGCAAGCCCCCTTGGCCAGTGATGTTTTACCACCTATTGCGCATGCTGCTTCAACACTTTTACCAGCCGGCAGCGCTGGTGCACACAATCACAACGTGTTGGGCTCTGGTACATTGCATCCCGTCACACCAATGGTTGGTGTTTCGCCTTCGATGTATGGTCAGCCGATAACCGATGCCCAAGTGGCTCATGCCCACCTCAATAAGCAAGGACACCGTCCACTGGGACGTACTCAGTCAGCTCCGCTACCGTTGGGTCATCCAATGTTAACCGGCACGGGTCAGATTGGCGTAGGGCAGACGCATTATGAGAACAGTGAT GCGGAACAACAAGCGCATATGTTGGTTACACAAAAGATACGGCAAACACTGATCAATCGTAGTAGTGCCAATCGTGAACCCCAACTCAAGGAGGAAGAAGATGCGGCTGAAGTGATCGATTTGACGGACAAAAAGAAGCCACCAAAGACCATCATTACAAGTATTGTACCCACGAGTACTTCACAAAATCTGCCAGAGACCACCAATGTACCACTGGGCGCCTGCATGCCCAATACACCGAGTAAGTTGCGCGATCAGGAGTACCTGCAACAACAAAGGGAGCTGTTGTATAGACAAGCATTGCAG ATGGATGATTCAATCGCACGAGGCTTAATACGCCCACTGTCGCGTACGTTATCCAGTCCATTGGTGCATATGGGTCCTAATGGTATTAGTCAGCTGCCAGACACCGGGCAATATGCTCCACCTATCATAACTTCCTCATCAGCAGATCATATACCGCCAGTTAATCTCACAGTCCCTCATCGGCGTCGAGTGCTCGAGCTTTCGCCAACTGGGATGGCCGCATCGAGTGCATTCTCATCCTTACCTGCCATACAGCCGGCTATTGCTGGTACAACCGGTGGCAAACTGATAAATGAGTTTCCTACGCACAAAACTACCACTGGTCTCGCTTATGATAATCTGATGCAGAAACATGCCTGCACATGTGGTGACAATTCCGTACATCCGGAGCACAGTGGTCGTTTGCAAAGTATATGGGCGCGCCTAATTGAAACTGATCTGGCCAAACGTTGCGATCGTCTGCGTTCACGTAAAGCCACGCTAGAGGAGTTACAAACGGTACACACAGAAGCACACACAATGCTCTTCGCTTCGAGTTCGTGCCAATTGAATAGGCAAAAGTTGGATAGTCCGCCGGCGTTGGGCTTTGTACGCCTCTCCTGTGGTGGTTACGGTGTGGACTTGGATACCACTTGGAATAAGGATCATACTGCCGCCGCTGCACGCATGGCTGCGGGTTGTGTTATTGATTTGGCTTTTAAAACGGCCAAAGGCGACATTAAGAATGGTTTTGCGGTTGTACGTCCACCTGGCCACCATGCCGAAGCCAATTTGGCTATGGGTTTTTGCTTCTTTAATTCTATTGCGATTGCCGCCAAATTGCTGCGACAACGTGTGCCCGAAATGAAGCGTGTGCTAATCGTAGATTGG GATGTGCATCATGGCAATGGTACACAACAGGCATTCTACGATAGCCCCGATGTGCTGTACTTGTCCATACACAGGCACGACGATGGTAACTTTTTCCCCGGCACTGGTGGTTCCACTGAG TGCGGTATTGGCGCCGGCGCTGGTTTTAATGTAAACATTTCCTGGTCAGGTTCTCTGGATCCACCATTGGGCGATGCCGAATATATTGCTGCATTCCGTACAATTGTGATGCCGATCGCAAAATGTTTTAATCCAGATATTATTTTGGTGTCGGCTGGTTTCGACGCAGCTGCAGGTCATCCTCCACCTTTAGGCGGTTACTTAGTATCACCGGCTTGTTTTGGGTTCATGACGCGTGAACTAATGCAATTGGCCGATGGCAAAGTGGTGTTGGCGCTAGAGGGTGGCTACGACCTACCCGCTATTTGTGATTCTGCGCAGGAGTGCGTACGCGCGCTGCTTGGCGATCCATTATCGGCGATCGCAGAAAGTGAGCTGAATAGGCCGCCTTGTCAGAATGCGATAGACACCCTGCAGAAAACGATTGCCATACAG TCACAACATTGGCCATGTGTACGCCGTTTAGCCCATACCGTCGGTCTATCTGCCCTTGATGCATTGAAAATTGAACATGACGAATCGGAAACAATTACGGCTATGGCGGGACTCTCGATGCAATCGATGAACAG AACTTTATCACGTGATGACTCTGAGGAGCCAATGGATCAAGATGAagccaaataa
- the LOC120773844 gene encoding histone deacetylase 4 isoform X1, whose translation MTSPENRILNHDIAREAGNDEHLHITSGTISLDYKPMQPNATDLDQQILELKKKQELQKQMLLHTFHEQTKELELRHKMQLEQKYQYAVHSHGAFQELREQRLSAAAAAAEEQQQRERRDREVIKRKENCSANASPEVKQILNNFLINRKQAASSNGITTTSPYRNSRGVVKSSSGESLPAGSLTSAHPYKIPQPPSSFLKYESDFPLRKTASEPNLLKLRLKQSVIERKQRISGPAVLRRHERILQRRQQKQNSALTNCSSTPDSGPNSPPSSTLSAGVVGSRGSPTSAPIQEENEESGPYQPGQRSNINDLSLFSSPSMPNIPLGGPHLASHAHAQANVSNYNMLAALRQHVPTLAAPTYYSPLAIPFARHQPHPPPQPPSHAASIAVAAAGVMPPTPSPVVRSASATSTSSSQAPLASDVLPPIAHAASTLLPAGSAGAHNHNVLGSGTLHPVTPMVGVSPSMYGQPITDAQVAHAHLNKQGHRPLGRTQSAPLPLGHPMLTGTGQIGVGQTHYENSDAEQQAHMLVTQKIRQTLINRSSANREPQLKEEEDAAEVIDLTDKKKPPKTIITSIVPTSTSQNLPETTNVPLGACMPNTPSKLRDQEYLQQQRELLYRQALQMDDSIARGLIRPLSRTLSSPLVHMGPNGISQLPDTGQYAPPIITSSSADHIPPVNLTVPHRRRVLELSPTGMAASSAFSSLPAIQPAIAGTTGGKLINEFPTHKTTTGLAYDNLMQKHACTCGDNSVHPEHSGRLQSIWARLIETDLAKRCDRLRSRKATLEELQTVHTEAHTMLFASSSCQLNRQKLDSPPALGFVRLSCGGYGVDLDTTWNKDHTAAAARMAAGCVIDLAFKTAKGDIKNGFAVVRPPGHHAEANLAMGFCFFNSIAIAAKLLRQRVPEMKRVLIVDWDVHHGNGTQQAFYDSPDVLYLSIHRHDDGNFFPGTGGSTECGIGAGAGFNVNISWSGSLDPPLGDAEYIAAFRTIVMPIAKCFNPDIILVSAGFDAAAGHPPPLGGYLVSPACFGFMTRELMQLADGKVVLALEGGYDLPAICDSAQECVRALLGDPLSAIAESELNRPPCQNAIDTLQKTIAIQSQHWPCVRRLAHTVGLSALDALKIEHDESETITAMAGLSMQSMNRTLSRDDSEEPMDQDEAK comes from the exons TATGCGGTGCATTCACATGGCGCTTTCCAGGAACTACGAGAACAAAGACTttccgccgccgccgccgccgcagAGGAGCAGCAGCAGCGCGAGCGGCGTGACCGTGAGGTAATTAAGCGAAAGGAAAACTGCAGTGCCAATGCCAGCCCCGAAGTCaagcaaattttaaat AACTTTCTAATTAACCGCAAACAGGCGGCCTCCTCCAATGGCATAACGACGACGTCACCTTACCGAAATAG TAGAGGTGTAGTGAAAAGCTCGTCCGGCGAATCTTTGCCAGCCGGTTCGTTGACAAGTGCACATCCATATAAAATACCGCAACCGCCATCATCGTTTCTGAAATATGAATCTGACTTTCCACTTCGAAAAACAG CATCCgaaccaaatttgctgaagcTACGTCTAAAGCAAAGCGTCATTGAGCGCAAGCAGCGAATCAGCGGTCCAGCTGTGCTACGTCGGCATGAGCGCATACTGCAGCGAAGACAGCAGAAGCAAAATTCCGCTTTAACAA ATTGCAGCAGCACACCGGATTCGGGGCCCAACTCACCACCCTCATCCACGCTCTCCGCCGGTGTGGTGGGTAGTCGTGGTTCCCCGACTAGTGCACCGATCCAAGAGGAGAACGAAGAGAGCGGACCTTATCAGCCGGGCCAGCGTAGCAATATAAATGATCTCTCACTCTTCAGTTCACCATCCATGCCGAATATACCACTTGGCGGTCCACATTTGGCCAGTCATGCACATGCTCAAGCTAATGTCAGCAACTATAATATGCTTGCTGCACTGCGGCAACATGTACCCACATTGGCGGCACCCACATACTACAGTCCGTTGGCGATACCATTCGCACGCCATCAACCACACCCGCCGCCACAGCCGCCATCGCATGCCGCATCGATAGCGGTCGCTGCAGCTGGTGTTATGCCACCTACGCCATCGCCAGTTGTACGCTCGGCATCGGCAACGTCCACCTCATCGTCGCAAGCCCCCTTGGCCAGTGATGTTTTACCACCTATTGCGCATGCTGCTTCAACACTTTTACCAGCCGGCAGCGCTGGTGCACACAATCACAACGTGTTGGGCTCTGGTACATTGCATCCCGTCACACCAATGGTTGGTGTTTCGCCTTCGATGTATGGTCAGCCGATAACCGATGCCCAAGTGGCTCATGCCCACCTCAATAAGCAAGGACACCGTCCACTGGGACGTACTCAGTCAGCTCCGCTACCGTTGGGTCATCCAATGTTAACCGGCACGGGTCAGATTGGCGTAGGGCAGACGCATTATGAGAACAGTGAT GCGGAACAACAAGCGCATATGTTGGTTACACAAAAGATACGGCAAACACTGATCAATCGTAGTAGTGCCAATCGTGAACCCCAACTCAAGGAGGAAGAAGATGCGGCTGAAGTGATCGATTTGACGGACAAAAAGAAGCCACCAAAGACCATCATTACAAGTATTGTACCCACGAGTACTTCACAAAATCTGCCAGAGACCACCAATGTACCACTGGGCGCCTGCATGCCCAATACACCGAGTAAGTTGCGCGATCAGGAGTACCTGCAACAACAAAGGGAGCTGTTGTATAGACAAGCATTGCAG ATGGATGATTCAATCGCACGAGGCTTAATACGCCCACTGTCGCGTACGTTATCCAGTCCATTGGTGCATATGGGTCCTAATGGTATTAGTCAGCTGCCAGACACCGGGCAATATGCTCCACCTATCATAACTTCCTCATCAGCAGATCATATACCGCCAGTTAATCTCACAGTCCCTCATCGGCGTCGAGTGCTCGAGCTTTCGCCAACTGGGATGGCCGCATCGAGTGCATTCTCATCCTTACCTGCCATACAGCCGGCTATTGCTGGTACAACCGGTGGCAAACTGATAAATGAGTTTCCTACGCACAAAACTACCACTGGTCTCGCTTATGATAATCTGATGCAGAAACATGCCTGCACATGTGGTGACAATTCCGTACATCCGGAGCACAGTGGTCGTTTGCAAAGTATATGGGCGCGCCTAATTGAAACTGATCTGGCCAAACGTTGCGATCGTCTGCGTTCACGTAAAGCCACGCTAGAGGAGTTACAAACGGTACACACAGAAGCACACACAATGCTCTTCGCTTCGAGTTCGTGCCAATTGAATAGGCAAAAGTTGGATAGTCCGCCGGCGTTGGGCTTTGTACGCCTCTCCTGTGGTGGTTACGGTGTGGACTTGGATACCACTTGGAATAAGGATCATACTGCCGCCGCTGCACGCATGGCTGCGGGTTGTGTTATTGATTTGGCTTTTAAAACGGCCAAAGGCGACATTAAGAATGGTTTTGCGGTTGTACGTCCACCTGGCCACCATGCCGAAGCCAATTTGGCTATGGGTTTTTGCTTCTTTAATTCTATTGCGATTGCCGCCAAATTGCTGCGACAACGTGTGCCCGAAATGAAGCGTGTGCTAATCGTAGATTGG GATGTGCATCATGGCAATGGTACACAACAGGCATTCTACGATAGCCCCGATGTGCTGTACTTGTCCATACACAGGCACGACGATGGTAACTTTTTCCCCGGCACTGGTGGTTCCACTGAG TGCGGTATTGGCGCCGGCGCTGGTTTTAATGTAAACATTTCCTGGTCAGGTTCTCTGGATCCACCATTGGGCGATGCCGAATATATTGCTGCATTCCGTACAATTGTGATGCCGATCGCAAAATGTTTTAATCCAGATATTATTTTGGTGTCGGCTGGTTTCGACGCAGCTGCAGGTCATCCTCCACCTTTAGGCGGTTACTTAGTATCACCGGCTTGTTTTGGGTTCATGACGCGTGAACTAATGCAATTGGCCGATGGCAAAGTGGTGTTGGCGCTAGAGGGTGGCTACGACCTACCCGCTATTTGTGATTCTGCGCAGGAGTGCGTACGCGCGCTGCTTGGCGATCCATTATCGGCGATCGCAGAAAGTGAGCTGAATAGGCCGCCTTGTCAGAATGCGATAGACACCCTGCAGAAAACGATTGCCATACAG TCACAACATTGGCCATGTGTACGCCGTTTAGCCCATACCGTCGGTCTATCTGCCCTTGATGCATTGAAAATTGAACATGACGAATCGGAAACAATTACGGCTATGGCGGGACTCTCGATGCAATCGATGAACAG AACTTTATCACGTGATGACTCTGAGGAGCCAATGGATCAAGATGAagccaaataa